DNA from Dreissena polymorpha isolate Duluth1 unplaced genomic scaffold, UMN_Dpol_1.0 chrUn019, whole genome shotgun sequence:
TTTCGAGGTAACGGTAATGAACAAAATAATGCGATATCTAACGAAGTTCATTTGAGTTATAAGACCTTTGGACGTTAACCGTTATTGTAGAGCTGAACAAGTGTTGATATCGAAAATGCCCAGAATATTAAATTCAATGTTTTAGCCGAAACTTCGTCAAAAAGGTCACCGACATCTGACCATGTTATTTCTGACTCTTCACTTTTCTTTTCACAATCTGACTGGTAACGCGTATCGTGCTGCTTAGtatcatcattttcttcagaGACCGGGGGAATTTTAACCACAGCATCATCGGATCGGCTGACAGGACGTTTCCGCTGGCAACAAGATCGTTTGCGATGCCATTGGACCAGTTTCTGTAAGCATGAAGAAACGCTTCCTTTACGGTCGTGAATCCGTAACGCCATTATGCAAAAGAAGAAAACAATGCAGCTATACATCAACAGAAACATTAGGTAGTAATAAATGTAAGCTACTGGAGAAGAACTTTGTGGGATAGTTGTGTTCATAATCTCGAAATAGACGACAAACGACAGAAACACTGTGATCGCAACAGACGAACGCTCTCCGGAATTTGCAGGTAGCaggaaaacaaaattgtttattgCGCCTAACAAAGTTACTGGTATAATGATATACACGACATAAAACTCGTTTCGTCTTCCCAAATGTAATTCTATGTTTaaatatggtgtctgtccgtcatagccatttgaaaatatatttcctTCTATAAATGCCCATTGGCTGTTTTTAGCCAGCATCGTAATGTCTACTGTACTGCTTACAGGTGCTAGAACTAATTCACTTAGTCCGTATGCTGGGTAAATTAAGCTGATGTTACACATTTGTTTGTCGAACGGAAAGAACGTAACATCGACGCTGCACACTATTTCAAACACGTTCCCAGTTAGCCAGTTTACAGTTCCATTGTGAAAAATACGCAGTGAATGCTCGCTGGTTCCTACCTCCTGAATCGAACCTGCCGACTGTTGCAACAATATTCGTGGGTACCA
Protein-coding regions in this window:
- the LOC127863600 gene encoding neuronal acetylcholine receptor subunit alpha-2-like, giving the protein MNIMWILCVIVMVLRSFQVEGNMSRLYTHMTNGYNKLLLPVTDHRTQVNVSIRPFLVSINSFDEIKSEIALTWLFSLEWTEERMSLNPVEFNNITSFVLPASEIWYPRILLQQSAGSIQEVGTSEHSLRIFHNGTVNWLTGNVFEIVCSVDVTFFPFDKQMCNISLIYPAYGLSELVLAPVSSTVDITMLAKNSQWAFIEGNIFSNGYDGQTPYLNIELHLGRRNEFYVVYIIIPVTLLGAINNFVFLLPANSGERSSVAITVFLSFVVYFEIMNTTIPQSSSPVAYIYYYLMFLLMYSCIVFFFCIMALRIHDRKGSVSSCLQKLVQWHRKRSCCQRKRPVSRSDDAVVKIPPVSEENDDTKQHDTRYQSDCEKKSEESEITWSDVGDLFDEVSAKTLNLIFWAFSISTLVQLYNNG